The following DNA comes from Nocardia sp. XZ_19_385.
CAGGTGCAGCTGCTCATCGTGATGTCGGCGACCATCCTGGTGATGGCGCCGATCATGTGTTTCGGCGGCATCTTCATGGCGTTGCGCGAAGACCTCGGGCTGTCCTGGCTGTTGCTGATCGCGGTGCCCGCACTCGCTGTCGCGATGGGCTTGATCGTGGCCCGCATGGTGCCCGGCTTCCGGGATATGCAGCACCGGATCGACGAGGTGAACCGGGTGCTGCGCGAGCAGATCACCGGTATCCGCGTGGTGCGCGCTTTCGTCCGGGAACGGCAGGAGACCTGGCGTTTCGGGCTGGCGAACTCGGAGCTCACCGATACCTCGCTGCGCGTCGGGCGTTTGATGGCGCTGATGTTACCGGTGGTCATGCTGATCTCGAACGTCACCGCGGTCGCGGTGATCTGGTTCGGCGGGCACCTCGTCGAAGACGGGACGATGCAGATCGGCTCGCTGACGGCGATGCTGTCCTACATCATGCAGATCCTGATGGCCGTCATGATGGCCTCGTTCCTGGCCATGATGGCGCCGCGCGCCGCGGTCTCGGCTGATCGGATCGGCGCGGTGCTGGACACCGAGACCTCGGTGGTGCCGCCCAAGTTCCCGCAGCCGTTCGCCGCCGACCCGGCCTCGGTGGACGTGTCCTACGCCGAATTCGCCTATCCGGGCGCGGAGAAGCCGGTCTTGAAGGCGATCAAGTTCGAGGTGAAGCCGGGGACGACGACCGCGATCGTCGGATCCACCGGCGCGGGTAAGACCACGCTGCTCAACCTGATTCCGCGGCTCATCGACGTCACCGACGGCGCGCTGTATGTCGGCGGCACGGATGTGCGCCACCTCGATCTGGAGCTGCTGCGCGAACACATCGGTTTGGTGCCGCAGAAGGCGTACCTGTTCTCCGGAACCGTCGCGAGCAACCTGCGCTACGGCAAACCCGACGCCACCGACGAAGAACTTTGGCGCGCACTGGAAATCGCGCAGGCCGATGATTTCGTGCGGGACATGCCGCAGGGCCTGGACACGCCGGTCGCCCAGGGCGGCACCACCGTTTCCGGTGGTCAGCGGCAGCGCTTGGCGATCGCCCGGGCGCTGGTGCGCCAACCCCGGATCTACCTGTTCGACGATTCGTTCTCCGCGCTCGACGTGGCCACCGACGCGCGACTGCGCGACGCCTTGCGGCCGGTGACCAGGGACGCTTCGGTAATCATTGTCGCGCAACGGATTTCCACCATCCGCGACGCGGACCAGATCGTGGTGCTGGAGGACGGGGCGATGGCGGGGATCGGGACCCACGAGCAATTGCTGCGTGACTGTCCGGAGTACCAGGAAATCGTCGAGTCCCAGCTGTCCGCGGAGGAGGTGCGATGAGGCCCGGAGTCAATCCCGGTGCGCCGGACGCGAAGCCGAAGTCCTTCGGCCCGTCGCTGAAGCGGCTGATGCGCCGGCTCACGCCGGAACGGTTCTATGTCGGGCTGATCATCGCGCTCGTCGTCATCTCGGTGGTGCTCAACACCCTCGGCCCGTACCTGCTCGGCAAGGCGACGAACCTGGTGTTCGACGGCGCGGTCGGCAAGCAGCTGCCCGCGGGCGCCACCAAGGACCAGGTGATCGAAGAGCTTCGGTCCAAGGGCGACAACACTTTCGCCGACATGCTCGGCGCGATGGACGTCACCCCCGGGGTCGGCGTCGACTTCGGGGCTGTCGGCCGGGTGCTGATGCTGGTGCTGGCGCTCTACATCGGCGCCTCGGTGTTCGGCTGGTTGCAGGCGTTCCTGCTCAATATCGTCATCAACCGCACGGTGAAGCGCCTGCGCAGCGATATCGAGGAGAAGATCCACCGGCTGCCGTTGCGCTACTTCGACACCGCGCCGCGCGGTGACCTGCTTAGCCGGGTCACCAACGATGTCGACAATGTCTCGACCAGCCTGCAGCAGACCATGAGCCAGCTGCTCACCTCGCTGTTCACGGTGATCGGCATCCTGATCATGATGTTCTGGATTTCGCCGCTGCTGGCGGTGATCGCGCTGCTCACCGTGCCCGCCGCGATCATCATCACCGCGCAGATCGCGAAGCGGTCCAAGCCGCACTTCGTGAACCAGTGGAAGTACACCGGTCTGGTCAACGCCCAGGTCGAAGAGGCCTACACCGGGCACGAGGTGGTCACCGCGTTCGGCCGCAACCGCGAGGTCGGCGAGGAATTCGACAAGCGGAACCAGGAGCTCTACGAGTCGAGCTTCAAGGCGCAGTTCATCTCCGGCCTGATCATGCCGTCCATCATGTTCCTCGGGAACGTGAACTTCGTGCTGGTCGCGCTGGTCGGTGGCCTGCGGGTGGCGACGGGCAACCTCTCCCTCGGCGAGGTGCAGGCGTTCATCCAGTACTCCCGGCAGTTCAGTCAGCCGCTGACCCAGATCGGCGCGATGGCCAACCTGCTGCAGTCCGGTGTGGCCTCGGCGGAACGAATCTTCGAGATCCTCGACGCCGAGGAGCAGTCCGCGGACCCGGTCATGGACAGCATCCGCCCGCTGGATCGCGGACGCGTCGAGTTCGAGGGCATCTCCTTCCGGTACGACCCGGAAAAGCCGGTCATCGAACGGCTTTCGCTGATCGCCGAGCCGGGTCATGTGGTCGCCATCGTCGGCCCGACCGGTGCGGGCAAGACGACACTGGTGAATCTGCTCATGCGGTTCTACGAACTCGACGCGGGCACCATCACCATCGACGGCGTCGACATCACCGAGATGACGCGCGACAACCTGCGCTCCCGCATCGGCATGGTGTTGCAGGACACCTGGCTGTTCAAGGGCACCATCCGGGAGAACATCGCCTACGGCAACCCGAATGCCAGCGAACTGGAAATCCTCGAGGCCGCCCGTGCCGCCTACGTCGACCGGTTCGTGCACGCGCTGCCCGACGGCTACGACACCGTCATCGACGAAGAGGGCTCCGGCGTCAGCGCCGGTGAGAAGCAGCTCATCACCATCGCCCGCGCGTTCCTGGCCAAGCCGTCCATCCTGATCCTGGACGAGGCGACCAGCTCGGTCGACACCCGCACCGAACTCCTGGTGCAGCACGCGACCGCGGCCCTGCGCCGCGACCGCACCAGCTTCGTGATCGCCCACCGCCTCTCCACCATCCGCGACGCCGACCTGATCGTCGTCATGGAGGCGGGCCGCATCGTCGAACACGGCAACCACGAACGCCTGCTCCAGGAACGCGGCGCCTACTACCGCCTCTACAACGCCCAGTTCGCCGCCGCTCTCACCGACGGCGCGGGCACCCTCGAAGATCCCGAACCGGACGCGGTCACCCTCGGCAAGAGCTGAGCGCAGCGCGGGATTTCCACCTGGGAAGATGTATCTCGTGTCTGACCCCGAACAGTTCTCCTTCCGCATCGATGCCCGGCTGGACGGCGGGCGGCACGGCCGTGCGGGGGTGATCAGCACACCGCACGGCGAGGTTGCGACGCCGGCGTTCATTCCGGTGGGCACCAAGGCGACGGTGAAGGCGGTGCTGCCGGAGACCATGAAGGAGCTCGGGTCGCAGGCGCTGCTCGCCAACGCCTACCACCTGTACTTGCAGCCCGGCTCGGACATCGTGGACGAGGCGGGCGGGCTCGGGAAGTTCATGAACTGGGACGGACCGACCTTCACCGACAGCGGCGGCTTCCAGGTGATGTCGCTGGGCGTCGGGTTCAAGAAGGTGCTGGCCATGGAGGCCGTCGGCGTGCAGAACGATGACGTGATCGCCAAAGGCAAGGAGCGCCTGGCCACCGTCGACGACGACGGCGTCACGTTCCGTTCGCACCTCGACGGTTCGAAGCACCGTTTCACGCCCGAGGTGTCCATGGGCATTCAGCATCAGCTGGGCGCCGACATCATGTTCGCCTTCGACGAGCTCACCACGCTGCTGAATACCCGTGGCTACCAGGAGCGGTCGCTGGAGCGCACGCGCCTGTGGGCCAAGCGCTGCCTGGACGAGCACGAGAAGCTGACCGCCGACCGGGCGCACCGCCCCTACCAGGCGTTGTTCGGCGTGATCCAGGGCGCGCAGTACGAGGACCTGCGCCGCTCGGCCTGCCGCGGTCTGGAGGAGCTGCGCGGCAGCGGCGGCAGCGGTTTCGACGGTTACGGCATCGGCGGCGCGCTGGAGAAGCACAACCTGGGCACCATTGTCGGCTGGTGCTGCGACGAACTGCCCGAGGCCAAGCCGCGCCACATGCTCGGCATCAGCGAGCCGGAGGACATCTTCACCGCGGTCGAGAACGGCGCCGACACCTTCGACTGCGTGAACCCGTCCAGGGTCGCCCGCAACGCCGCGATCTATGTGGCCGAGGGCCGGTTCAATATCAACACCGCCCGATTCCGCCGCGATTTCACCCCGATCGACGACACCTGCGACTGCTACACCTGCGCCAACTACAGCCGCGCCTACATCCATCACCTGTTCAAGGCGAAGGAGATGCTGGCCGCGACGCTGTGCACCATCCACAACGAGCGCTACACGGTGCGCCTGGTGGATCGCATCCGGGAGTCAATCCTGGGCGGCTACTTCGACGAGTTCAAGGCCGAAACCCTCGGCATCTGGAAGGGCCGGATCCAGACCCCGTCCTAGCTCATTCGCGGGTCAGTTCGGCGTGCTCGCTCAGTTCGAGATCGATGAACGCCCCGATCATGGCCCGCCACACCGCTTCGGCCACCTCGGGAGCCAGCCCGGCCGCGGCCGCGCGCTCCCGGGCCAGCGTCACCACGCGCGCCACCCGATCGGGCGCGCGCACCGCCTGCTCGTCGGTCTTGAAGGTGGCGGCGGTGCGGACCAGCCCCTGCCGCTCGGCAAGCAGTCGAATCAACTGGGCGTCGAGGGCGTCGATTCGGGCGCGGACTTCGTCGAGAGACTGTGGAGCTGACACGGTCGCCGACCCTAGCCGAAAGTGACGCGCCCCCGCCGATCGGCGGGGGCGCGTGCGACATGGTGCACATCAGACGTGCAGCGGGTCGGATTCCTTTGGCGCGTAAGTAGGTTCGTGCTTCTTCAAGTATCCGATGACCTGGTAGGTGATCGGCATGACGAGCAGTTCGACGAGGGTCTTCCAGAGGAAGCCGACGATCAGGTAGTTGAGGAACTGCTGCCAGGTCTCGATGCCGATGACGCCGGCCGCGATCGAGCAGAAGATCAGGGTGTCGGCGAATTCACCGACCACGGTGGAGCCGATCAGCCGGGCCCACAGGTGTTTTTCCTTGGTCCGTTCCTTGATCAGCACCAGCGTCGCGGAATTCAGCAGCTGACCCACGAAGTAGCCGAGCAGTCCCGCGAGCACGAGGCGCCAGCTGGTGCCGAGCACGGTCCGGAAGGCTTCCTGATGTTCGTAGAAGCCCGCGGCCGGCAGCTGGACCGCGATGGTGAAGCAGGCCACCATCAGCACCAGTGCGCCGAAGCCGTAGTAGATGGCGCGGCGGGTGGCACGGAAGCCGTACACCTCGCTGAGCACGTCGCCCAGCACGTAGGCCAGCGGGAAGAGGAAGAAGGCGCCGTCGGTGCCGATGGGCAGGATCTGGAACGGGCCGACCGACAGCGATTCGCCGCCGAAGAACTCCACGCCCTTGCTGGCGCAGACATTGGAAATGATCAGTGTTGCCGTGAACAGCGCCACGATGGGTGTGTAGTACCCCCGCGCAACCTGGGCGAATGCCGCATGGGTCGGCGCGGGGTGTCCAGACCGGTCGGGTGCTGGGTTTGTCTGTAAGTCACTCACAAGGTTTATCCAACCAGGTCTCACATACCCTGTATCCATGACGAAGCCCGGCGATTCCGACGAATGGTGGAAGCAGTACGGCGGTGAAGGCGTGTCCGCTGACTCCGGTGCGCAGCCTTCGACTCCGCAGTACCCGACTTCCGAGCCGTCCGGGTATCCGTCGGCTCCGCAGTACCAACAGCCCCCGGCGCAGCCGTATCAATCCGCGCCGCAACAGTTTCCGCAGGCCCCGGGCCCGGCGTATCCGAGTCCGCCCGGATATCAGCCTTACGGTTACGCGCCGGCGCCCAGCCAGACCAACGGCTTGGCGATCGGTGCGCTGGTCTCCTCGCTCGTCGGTTTCTGCAGCTGCGGCATCGGTTCGCTGGTCGGCATCGTGCTCGGCGTGATGGCGCTGAATCAGCTGAAGGAGAACCCGTACCAGGACGGTCGCGGCATGGCCCAGTCCAGCATCTGGGTCGGTGTCGCCGGCATCGTGGTCACCATTCTTTACTGGACCCTGGTCATCTTCAGCGAGAACTGACCGGTCAGGCCTTGACGACCTGGGTGCCGCCCGCGAACTTGTCGTGCCAGCCCTGTTTGTTCGGGTCCTGCGACGTAGTGATCATCATGTAGATGATCAGCGCGAGCGAGGCGATCTGGCCGATGCACGGAAACACGTAGACCAGCGTGTACAGGTTGCGCTTGAGCGACTGCTCCGCGGTGACCTTGGGTGCGCCGTTGGGTCCGAGCACGCGCAGGCCCAGCAGCTTCTTGCCGAGGGTGGTGCCCTGCTGGGTCTCCATCAGGACGAAGTACAGGGTCAGGGCGATGGCCCCGACCACGCTCACGCCGACGAAGAAGCCGGTGCCGCTGCCGTAGATCAACGACATGATGACGTTCACCGGAACGAGGACGATCAACGTATCGATCACGCGGGCGCCGACGCGGACGCCGAGATCGGCCGGGGTGCCGAAGCCGGAGTAGGTGTAGCCCTGCCCGTACGGCTGACCGTAACCCTGCTGCTGCGCGTACGGATCCTGCCCGTATTGCGGCTGCGCGTAGGGATCTTGGCTGTACTGGGGCTGGCCGTACGGATCCTGGCCATACTGCGGCTGCTGATACTGCGGCTGCCCGTATTGCGGCGGTGCGTCCTGCGGTGGCTGGCCGTAGGGATCACCTTGCGGATTCGGTTGCCCGCCTTGGGGGTAAGGCTGCTGGCCATACGGCTCGCCCTGCGGATTCTTATTCGGGTCGTACCCACCGCTAGTCATAGGTTGTCCTCGTCGTGATCGGTCGATCAGCCAACTTCGGTCGCCTGCGTACGTTACGGACCTGCCTCGGGTTGCAACAACCCGTTCTCGTTCACGATCCACGGCTCGCGCGGCAGCCGCGCGGGGTCGAACCTGCACAGGAGCTGGGCAGGTGAGCTCGCAATATATCCGAGCGAACCGGCCAGCAGGCCGAACACTTGCTCGGGCGTGTTGCCGAGGGCGACGCGATCGGCGAGGGTGACGGCGCCGTCGCGTTTGGCCAGCCGCTGCCCGGCGGTGTTCAGCGCCAGCGGGACGTGCGCGTAGCGGGGGACCGGGAGCCCGAGCAAAGTGGCAAGGTAGGCCTGGCGCGGGGTGGAGGACAGCAGGTCGTCGCCGCGCACCACTTGATCGATGCCCTGGGCGGCGTCGTCGACCACGACGGCCAGGTTGTAGGCGGGCATGCCGTCGCCGCGGCGCAGCACCAGGTCGTCGACCGCGCCGCGGTAGGGACCGTGCAGTTCGTCCACGATCTCGAAGTCGGTGACATCGGCCCGCAGGCGCAGTGCCGCGGGGCGTCCGTCGGCGAGATGCCGGGCGCGGGCCGCGGCGGTGAGCGTGCGGCAGGTGCCTGGGTAAGCGCCCATCGGTCCGTGCGGCGCGGTCGCGGCCTGCTGGATTTCCCTTCGGGTGCAGAAGCATTCGTAGGTGCGGCCGGCGGCGGTGAGCTGTTCGATGGCCGCGGTGTAGCGCGGCAGGCGCTCGGACTGCCGGACCACCGGACCGTCCCAGTCCAGGCCGATCGCCGCCAGGTCGGCGAGCTGACGTTCGGCGGCGCCGGGGCGTACGCGGTCCAGGTCTTCGACGCGCATCAGGAATCGGCGGCCGGTGCTGCGGGCGAACAGCCAGGCCAGCAGCGCGGTACGGAGATTGCCCAGGTGCAGATCGCCCGAGGGGCTCGGTGCGTACCGGCCCGCGCCCGCGGTGGGGTGAAGGGCGGGGTCGGTGGGCACGAAGATCATTTTGCCAGGCGCGGCTTCAGATCCTCCGGGCCGATCGGGGTCCCGGCGTCCAGTGCAGCCAGCAGCGTACGGGCGTGCACGATGAGTCCCTCGCGGTCGATACCGTACGGCGCTTTCGCATTCTGGTAGTCGCCTTGATTGTCTTCGCAATTGTCATTATTCGGACCAATGTTCGATTCTCCGCTATCTACTGGCGCGTAGCTGAGCAGGCGCGTCACCGCGCGCTCCAGTAGGGTGCGCGCACCCTTGGGATTTTCCCGCTGGATGTGCGTGATTCCGACCGCGTATTGCGCCAGAGCCTGCCACAGCATCCTCTCGGCGAACGGTCCGTTCTTCCACGCGGCCTCTAATACCTCGTGCGCGTTGAATGCCAAGCCGTCATCCAGCAGTTGCTGCGCCAGGATTAGAGTTTGCTGGGGTGGGAGATCTAGATCATCCGGAATTCGCGGAACGCCGGCGCTGCCGAGCGGCAGCGGGCGACCGAATCGGTCACGGGGACGGGGGTTGCGGGCGCGACCTGCCTCGTCGCGGGGGCGTTCGACCATGAAACCATCATCCACGATGCATCGCTCGCGCGGTACCCGGTTTGATCTAGAAAAGCGATCAGTGACGTATCACGAGGTAATCACGACGACCAAAAGTTTGCGGGGGAAGGCCCTGTGGAAAGAATGTGGAGAGCTGGCAAAGATATAGCAACATCCCATCTTCGCAACGTTGGCAGAATTGATGTTTGACCGAGCAAGACATCGGCAAATTATGTGGATACCTGCTACTGTTTCAAGCGCGGGGACAACCCCGGGGGTGTAATTCACCTCGAACTACAGTGCGAAAACGACGCACCGTGAATGTTGCGCGCTGCTAACAGGCGCGCACGGGGATTCGGCGGTCTCGCCGGGTTCCGGTGCTAGTTGGAAACGGTCAGAAGAATTCCCTCGTTTCGAAATAGCAAAGGAGCTAGTGCCGTGGAGCTCGATTTGACGGGTGCCGTGTGGCATAAGAGCACATACAGCGGTCCTGATGGGAACTGCGTGGAAGTCGCGATGGTGAGCGGCGGCAACGTCGCAGTTCGGGACACCAAAGATGACGGATGTGGCCCGGTGTTGGCGTTCACCCCGGGCGAATGGGATGCGTTCCTCAGCGGCGTATCCGCTGGGGAATTCGGACAAGCCTGAAACACAGGCGATTCCCCGAAGTAGTCAGCACGGGGCCCCGAGCAGCACAGGCTCGGGGCCTTGGTGTTTTTCACTTCGGGTGGCCGTTGCCCGCCGAATCCTGGTCCTGGACCCGGCGTAGCACCGCGAGCTGCTTGCGCTCCTCTTCATGGTCGGACGCCAGGTTGCGTTCGGATTCTTGCCAAGGATCGGCCCGGAAGAAGCTGCCGGTGCCCGGCTTCCCCGCAGCGCCCAGTTGATTCATCTTCTTCGGCACCGGCGCGCCCTGGTACTCCAGCGGGACCGGGTGCCCGTGCTCGTCGACCGGACCCAGTGGCTGATGCAGTTCGATGTACTCGCCGTGCGCCAGCCGCCGGATCACGCCGGTCTCGATACCGTGTTCGAGTACCGCTCGGTCACTGCGCTGCAGGCCGAGACAGATCCGGTAGGCGAGGAAGTAGGCCAGCGGCGGGAGCAGCAGCACGCCGATGCGGCCGGCCCAGGTCGTCGCGTTCAGTGAGATGTCGAACTTGAAGGCGATGACGTCGTTCACACACGTCAGCGTCAGCACCACGTAGAAGGTGATCACCATGGCGCCGATCGCGGTGCGCACTGGCACATCGCGCGGACGCTGCAGAAGGTTGTGTGGTGCGAGGTCTTTCGTGAGCCGCTTCTCGATCCATGGATAGGCGATCAGCAGCGTGAAGACCAAGCCCATCATGATCGCGCCCCAGAACGACCCGGGCACGGTGTGCCCGAAGATGTACAGCTCCCACGGTGGGATGAGCCGCATCATGCCGTCGGTCCACATCATGTAGAAGTCGGGCGCGGTGCCCGCCGAGATCATCGACGGGTTGTACGGACCCATGTTCCAGACCGGATTGATCTGCAGCAGGCCGCCCATGATCGCGACGATGCCCAGCGTGAAGGCGAAGAACGCGCCCTGATCCAGCGAGAACACCGGCACGATCCGCGCGCCGATCACGTTCTTCTCCGACCGGCCCGGGCCCGGGTACTGGGTGTGCTTCTGATACCAGACCAGCGCGATGTGCGCCGCGATCAGCGCCAGCATGATGCCCGGGATGAGCAGCACGTGCGCGATGAACAGGCGCGGAATGATGATGGTGCCCGGATAGTCGCCGCCGAACATCAGCCAGTGCAGCCAGGTGCCGACCACCGGCACGCCCAGCGTGATCGAGGAGAACGCCGCCCGCAGGCCGGTGCCCGAGAGCAGATCGTCGGGCAGGGAGTAGCCGAAGTAGCCCTCGAACATGGCCAGGATGAGCAGGATCGAGCCGATCACCCAGTTTGCTTCGCGCGGTTTGCGGAACGCGCCGGTGAAGAAGACGCGGAACAGGTGCACGATGATCGAGGCCGCGAAAAGCAAGGCGGCCCAATGGTGTACCTGCCGCACGAACAGGCCGCCGCGCACCTCGAAGGAGAGGTTCAGCGAGGTCTCGTAGGCGCGGGACATGGTGA
Coding sequences within:
- a CDS encoding ABC transporter ATP-binding protein, producing the protein MLIRLLRTSLAPYRAQLAGVVVLQLISVIAMLYLPSLNADLIDNGVTKGDIGYIWNTGLWMLAVTGVQIVASACSVYLGAQAAMAAGRDMRGALLHRVGTFSAREVGQFGAPSLITRNTNDIQQVQLLIVMSATILVMAPIMCFGGIFMALREDLGLSWLLLIAVPALAVAMGLIVARMVPGFRDMQHRIDEVNRVLREQITGIRVVRAFVRERQETWRFGLANSELTDTSLRVGRLMALMLPVVMLISNVTAVAVIWFGGHLVEDGTMQIGSLTAMLSYIMQILMAVMMASFLAMMAPRAAVSADRIGAVLDTETSVVPPKFPQPFAADPASVDVSYAEFAYPGAEKPVLKAIKFEVKPGTTTAIVGSTGAGKTTLLNLIPRLIDVTDGALYVGGTDVRHLDLELLREHIGLVPQKAYLFSGTVASNLRYGKPDATDEELWRALEIAQADDFVRDMPQGLDTPVAQGGTTVSGGQRQRLAIARALVRQPRIYLFDDSFSALDVATDARLRDALRPVTRDASVIIVAQRISTIRDADQIVVLEDGAMAGIGTHEQLLRDCPEYQEIVESQLSAEEVR
- a CDS encoding ABC transporter ATP-binding protein, coding for MRPGVNPGAPDAKPKSFGPSLKRLMRRLTPERFYVGLIIALVVISVVLNTLGPYLLGKATNLVFDGAVGKQLPAGATKDQVIEELRSKGDNTFADMLGAMDVTPGVGVDFGAVGRVLMLVLALYIGASVFGWLQAFLLNIVINRTVKRLRSDIEEKIHRLPLRYFDTAPRGDLLSRVTNDVDNVSTSLQQTMSQLLTSLFTVIGILIMMFWISPLLAVIALLTVPAAIIITAQIAKRSKPHFVNQWKYTGLVNAQVEEAYTGHEVVTAFGRNREVGEEFDKRNQELYESSFKAQFISGLIMPSIMFLGNVNFVLVALVGGLRVATGNLSLGEVQAFIQYSRQFSQPLTQIGAMANLLQSGVASAERIFEILDAEEQSADPVMDSIRPLDRGRVEFEGISFRYDPEKPVIERLSLIAEPGHVVAIVGPTGAGKTTLVNLLMRFYELDAGTITIDGVDITEMTRDNLRSRIGMVLQDTWLFKGTIRENIAYGNPNASELEILEAARAAYVDRFVHALPDGYDTVIDEEGSGVSAGEKQLITIARAFLAKPSILILDEATSSVDTRTELLVQHATAALRRDRTSFVIAHRLSTIRDADLIVVMEAGRIVEHGNHERLLQERGAYYRLYNAQFAAALTDGAGTLEDPEPDAVTLGKS
- the tgt gene encoding tRNA guanosine(34) transglycosylase Tgt translates to MSDPEQFSFRIDARLDGGRHGRAGVISTPHGEVATPAFIPVGTKATVKAVLPETMKELGSQALLANAYHLYLQPGSDIVDEAGGLGKFMNWDGPTFTDSGGFQVMSLGVGFKKVLAMEAVGVQNDDVIAKGKERLATVDDDGVTFRSHLDGSKHRFTPEVSMGIQHQLGADIMFAFDELTTLLNTRGYQERSLERTRLWAKRCLDEHEKLTADRAHRPYQALFGVIQGAQYEDLRRSACRGLEELRGSGGSGFDGYGIGGALEKHNLGTIVGWCCDELPEAKPRHMLGISEPEDIFTAVENGADTFDCVNPSRVARNAAIYVAEGRFNINTARFRRDFTPIDDTCDCYTCANYSRAYIHHLFKAKEMLAATLCTIHNERYTVRLVDRIRESILGGYFDEFKAETLGIWKGRIQTPS
- a CDS encoding chorismate mutase, giving the protein MSAPQSLDEVRARIDALDAQLIRLLAERQGLVRTAATFKTDEQAVRAPDRVARVVTLARERAAAAGLAPEVAEAVWRAMIGAFIDLELSEHAELTRE
- a CDS encoding queuosine precursor transporter — protein: MDTGYVRPGWINLVSDLQTNPAPDRSGHPAPTHAAFAQVARGYYTPIVALFTATLIISNVCASKGVEFFGGESLSVGPFQILPIGTDGAFFLFPLAYVLGDVLSEVYGFRATRRAIYYGFGALVLMVACFTIAVQLPAAGFYEHQEAFRTVLGTSWRLVLAGLLGYFVGQLLNSATLVLIKERTKEKHLWARLIGSTVVGEFADTLIFCSIAAGVIGIETWQQFLNYLIVGFLWKTLVELLVMPITYQVIGYLKKHEPTYAPKESDPLHV
- a CDS encoding DUF4190 domain-containing protein, which encodes MTKPGDSDEWWKQYGGEGVSADSGAQPSTPQYPTSEPSGYPSAPQYQQPPAQPYQSAPQQFPQAPGPAYPSPPGYQPYGYAPAPSQTNGLAIGALVSSLVGFCSCGIGSLVGIVLGVMALNQLKENPYQDGRGMAQSSIWVGVAGIVVTILYWTLVIFSEN
- a CDS encoding RDD family protein; this translates as MTSGGYDPNKNPQGEPYGQQPYPQGGQPNPQGDPYGQPPQDAPPQYGQPQYQQPQYGQDPYGQPQYSQDPYAQPQYGQDPYAQQQGYGQPYGQGYTYSGFGTPADLGVRVGARVIDTLIVLVPVNVIMSLIYGSGTGFFVGVSVVGAIALTLYFVLMETQQGTTLGKKLLGLRVLGPNGAPKVTAEQSLKRNLYTLVYVFPCIGQIASLALIIYMMITTSQDPNKQGWHDKFAGGTQVVKA
- the gluQRS gene encoding tRNA glutamyl-Q(34) synthetase GluQRS produces the protein MIFVPTDPALHPTAGAGRYAPSPSGDLHLGNLRTALLAWLFARSTGRRFLMRVEDLDRVRPGAAERQLADLAAIGLDWDGPVVRQSERLPRYTAAIEQLTAAGRTYECFCTRREIQQAATAPHGPMGAYPGTCRTLTAAARARHLADGRPAALRLRADVTDFEIVDELHGPYRGAVDDLVLRRGDGMPAYNLAVVVDDAAQGIDQVVRGDDLLSSTPRQAYLATLLGLPVPRYAHVPLALNTAGQRLAKRDGAVTLADRVALGNTPEQVFGLLAGSLGYIASSPAQLLCRFDPARLPREPWIVNENGLLQPEAGP
- a CDS encoding DUF309 domain-containing protein; translated protein: MVERPRDEAGRARNPRPRDRFGRPLPLGSAGVPRIPDDLDLPPQQTLILAQQLLDDGLAFNAHEVLEAAWKNGPFAERMLWQALAQYAVGITHIQRENPKGARTLLERAVTRLLSYAPVDSGESNIGPNNDNCEDNQGDYQNAKAPYGIDREGLIVHARTLLAALDAGTPIGPEDLKPRLAK
- a CDS encoding DUF397 domain-containing protein; amino-acid sequence: MELDLTGAVWHKSTYSGPDGNCVEVAMVSGGNVAVRDTKDDGCGPVLAFTPGEWDAFLSGVSAGEFGQA
- a CDS encoding cytochrome bc complex cytochrome b subunit, with the translated sequence MTIPVARKASAQADEADQRYQAAAFLKRSINKVFPTHWSFLLGEIALYTFIILLLSGVYLTLYFDPSMSEVVYDGAYQPLRGVTMSRAYETSLNLSFEVRGGLFVRQVHHWAALLFAASIIVHLFRVFFTGAFRKPREANWVIGSILLILAMFEGYFGYSLPDDLLSGTGLRAAFSSITLGVPVVGTWLHWLMFGGDYPGTIIIPRLFIAHVLLIPGIMLALIAAHIALVWYQKHTQYPGPGRSEKNVIGARIVPVFSLDQGAFFAFTLGIVAIMGGLLQINPVWNMGPYNPSMISAGTAPDFYMMWTDGMMRLIPPWELYIFGHTVPGSFWGAIMMGLVFTLLIAYPWIEKRLTKDLAPHNLLQRPRDVPVRTAIGAMVITFYVVLTLTCVNDVIAFKFDISLNATTWAGRIGVLLLPPLAYFLAYRICLGLQRSDRAVLEHGIETGVIRRLAHGEYIELHQPLGPVDEHGHPVPLEYQGAPVPKKMNQLGAAGKPGTGSFFRADPWQESERNLASDHEEERKQLAVLRRVQDQDSAGNGHPK